The nucleotide window AAATATAAAGCAACCCAGTAACATGTTAGTCTGCTATGAAGTTATGAATGAGGACCTTACCTTCAGTTATGACACTGGGGAACCACACAGACCACAGCTGTGCAATGAAGAAAGGTGACCAACAAAGAACATATGCAATAACTGTAACCACTGTCATTTTTACAGTCTTGATCATAGCCTTTGAAATACAGTTCACACTGCTTGCTCTGGATGGCAGGACTTGCTTCTGATTTGTTAATTCATATTCACTCTGTTTTTTCACATGAATATTTCTTTTGATTATTTTGCAAATCTTAACCTGGCACATGATAAGGATGACTGAGGGAATGAAAAATATAACTACAAAAATCCAAGTCACATATGCCCTTGGACCCCATGGCTGAATAAATTCAGCCCAGCATTCAAAGATACCTGGAGATATTTCAGTCCTAGAAAAGATAAATACCTGTGGTAGGCTAAGAATCAGTGATATGGACCAGCTGGTGCAAATGGGGACGTTCCAGAGAGCTCTCTTCTTTTGGAAAGTGACCACAGGGTAGCAAACTGCTTGATATCTGTCCACTGTCATGACCACTATCATGTAAGTAGAGGCAAACATGCCCAGCAATTGTAGATACTTGATAACTCTGCACAAGAAATCTGGCCCTATGAAAACATCTGTAATATCCCATATGAGTTGAGGCAGCACTTGAAAAAAGGCTACCACTAAATCAGCAATGCTGAGATGAAGCATGAAGACATACATCCTAGACAGCTTCTTTCTTCTTCGCCACAGTACCAGAATGAGAATAAAATTGCCTACAGATGCTGACAGAAATATGACCCCCAGTACAGCAATCTCTACTTGAGCCAATTGCTCATCTCGTTCTGGTCTTCCAACAGGATCTGACTGATTTGTCAAACTCAGGaatctgtgaggaggagaacTCTCAGTCTGATGTGTGTTATCCTGCATAGGAAATGAAAAATTCTTCATAATGCTCAGAAGCTACTCACAGTAGCTGCTACTTGCAACTGGGGTTAACAGCTGTGAAGCACTGGCTAGCAAACAAACCAGCCTGGGTTCAGGTTTCAGTATATCTTCAAGCAAGTCTCCTGCTTGAGTGAACTAAAGCAGTGGGACCTGGATCTTGGTAAAATTCTGTCTCTTGCTGGTGTGCAAAAAGGCTTTATATAGGCTCTCAGCAGACAGAGCCTTATGTAACTGCAGAGCCCTCGGGTAGGCTGCAGAGACTGCAGCCAATGCAGATCGAGCCACACAATTGGgggaaatatataaataaaaggcAAACTTCAGAGGCTTAACGTAATTCAATTACTCATTTCAGTCAAAACTTGAACTTGTAAATAGCTGTGGCCAAAGTCATGCTTAAATGATTGTACTCAGGAGAgttcttgaaaatatttttttacgcAAATCAGAAGAGCACTCTTCAGCTGAAGCAAGGGGGATGTTTATACGCTGGTGGAAAGTTGGGCCCCTGAGCTCAGGAGCATCATAACTACAGTTTTCCAGACTCCTGGGGCATGACCACATCCtaaatgcaggaaagaaatgcatttttccatagctttgttttggtttggttttccttctcttttttggAGTCACCtgattctaaaagaaaaaaaaaagaaagaaaggaaaatacttGAACTGCtctaaaaataatctttttatttCAAGATGAGGTCAAGACTTATAGGTTTTTTctcagcaaaatgaaaaataacacaTGTGAGATAAATCACTTTTAATAGGACTGTGAGTCTACTGAGAATTTAATAGAAAAGTAAGTGAAAATTCAGTGAGAAATCTAACTAAGGAAATGGTCTCTATAATGAAATTATTTCCAAGAGTCTTTTATTCTACTATACTGCTAAAGGCTGGGAGGTATTTTTCAATACAgaatcctttttatttttgttgagtAAGTCGTATTATGACCACAAGAGTTTCATTGTTCTTTGACTTTCCATTATGACTTCTGCTAATTGTTAGTGGCAGAGAAGGTTAGAAATCTGGATGtgatttcatttgttttccctCATTCTGCTTGCTTAATGACAAAAGAGAGAATTAATAAAATAACTCTATTTAATATGAAAGAGAACACATATTTGTATGCAATCTTCTTTAAAGCTAGAGCACTCATATCCTTTTCATCACAGTCAGGAGACTGGTAATTTTAAGTGTTCTGAAGTAGAAGCCAGTAAGATTAAAAGTAGGTCCATGCTGCACGAATATTACATAATACTGCACCTACTTTGATTAATTGCTGTGATCATGGGTTACAAAGCCAGCTCAGGAATCTCACCGTCAGACTGCCATCTCTTTGGCACTAAATGCTTTCATGTATCTAGAAACAGGTGAAAAGCAAAATTCATAAACAGGATAGTGAAGTAGAGTACAACAGTATACAAAAACAGTGTGAACCTTTTTcactccttctttcccctttccatccCACCATTAATAGTTCCAACAAGACTAAGACTATGAGAACAGACAACAGACAAGCTGAACAGTCTCAGGAAACTGACACTGACAGCAGCTATAAGTATGCCTAATACAGATTTGGATGAACATCACTGCAGCTGCCAGAGTCTACAATGGTTTTTCTCTAAGACCATGTTGCAACAAGTATGAAACACAACAATTTAATCTAATATgtctggtaatttttttttgtcctaaaTGGAATCCGATTTGTAAAAAACTTGGATAACTgaggttgttttcttttagttCTCCACAGAGTTTGGACTTTCTCTCTATTAGTGGGAAACAGCATGGCAAGTCTGTAAGGGAGCAAATGGATTTGCCTTTTAACCTCACCCTCCCTTCACCCAGCAACTGAACTGGCCACAGACCATGAACCCCTGGCAATTCTGCTGATGGCAAACACTACATTGTAAGGCAGGATGGCTGATCTCCACTTCTGCCTTTAGATGGAGGCAAAATTTCAGATGTGTGCCCCAAAATCATTTACCTTGACCATCTTCACTCCAAGAGTTAACAAAAAGACAGGAAAGGTCTTTATTCTTCTACCTGGATATGGAGTAAACATGTACATCTATGCAGAGATAGGACTAAGTGGGTTGAAATTGAACATATTGAACAGAAAACTAAGCTCACGGTCAGGCATGGACGATTAAAAACAAATCTCCATTTCATGATCTGAAAGATGATTAAGGAATTACATGTAAAAAGGCTAGAATGTGCAACACCAGCCACTCCTGGGATACTATTGGAAGACTAATCAGAATATACAACCAGAACAGATATATATACAATTTTTGCAATGCATAATGTATGGACAGAGATATATTTCAGGCAAATGTGTTTTGTTACCTACACCTAGGACAAGATCCCTGTGAACATGCTACTAACTCTTCCTAggcctgcacacacacagagtataTAATAAATGGGCAGCTGACATGCTATATGCATCAGAACCAGCATATTGATATAGTTTAAAGGGCAAGCACACTGTGTGACAAGGAGCTTTTGCCATGTTTATAAAAAGGGAGGCAGCCCTCCTTGTACAAATTGTCCTAGTGATGTAAAACTCTATCTTGCATATAATTGGTTCAGCATTTGTTAATGGTTTCATAACTTTATATTTGTGCCCTTTCCACCTTTTCCATCCACACTAGCAGACATTCAGGATAATGTTATATTGAAACTGAATCCACTCTGGGAATATAACTcgctgagaagagaaaaagagggtaACAGATGAAAATGTTTATATAGTCTCAGCTGTTCCTTTTGCTACTCCAATAGTCTCCTTCTCATGTTGTCCTGCTTTGTTTCATTCAAAACCATATCTGTACAAGTTAAATTCTTTTCTTAAATTACTTACTTTCAGTAGTGTGGGGAGGCACACTTTAATTAGCTTCTGCTGAATTTCCCAGAGAGGGCTCTCATCCAGTGTTTGTTGGTTAGCTAATGCGGAGGGATTCAGCTCACGGATTAAGACTTAAACTTAGGTGACTGCTTAGACTTACGGAATCACACAGCTGTCCAAGGCAGGGACAACAGTGTATTGAGATCTGTTTACTAATGGTTTTTCCAATCAGGTCCTGAAAACCTCCAAGAGCTTAGACTTCAAAATCTCCCTGGGTAACTGCTTGCAAACACTCAATTATTTTCATTGCAAAAAACCCTTTCCTTATGTGTCACTAGGCTCTCCCCTGATTCTGGCCATCTTCTGTTATTCTTCTCCCATGGCCTTCATTAAAAACCCATCTCAAATCTCCTGCCAGCCTCCCTGTAGGTACCCAGGGGCAGCTGGGGGCACTGCTGGCCTCCTGAAGTCatgtctcctccaggctgaacaacctgtGCCAGAAACTCTGTGGAAAACGTATCTAAAGAGTTAATGACCTTGAACAGGACATGTCTGCTCTACTGACCCTTGTAGTTAAAGCCTGAAATAATGCTGGTACATGTTATGACAGAGATGACATCCCAGCCTATCAAGGGAAGATACATGACCGTTTGCTACATAAAATAAAAGGCTCCACAGCATGGGAGGGAAGACAAACCCCATTACAGATGGCATCTGTGCTGGGAGAAGATCAATCTGATATCTGTCGGATGCTGtacaaaagcaggatcaccagaATTTGAAAGGACCTAAGATTTCCTCACTATCTGGGTTTGTCTTATGAAAACAGCTATTTTACCACCCCCTGGTGCAGAGCACAAACCATGAGATCACACAGGCTCATCAACGCCTTTCTTGTGCAGGGACTCCACAAACAGAGGCAGTATTCAAAATGCGGTtaatcagtgctgagtagaaATGAATAtccacttccctcagcctatGGATTATGTGTGAACTGCGTGTGACAGCTCCCATCACATCCAAAGAAAATCAAAGCTTCGGTTCTGTGCCAAAATGTAGGCAGAGTGTACTGTTTGAATTGCCCTAGGGTGTACTGAGAGGGCCTCAGACTCATTTAGCTGTAGGCTTTACTTTATCAATATGTTGGAATTGTGGAATAACTTGGCTTTCTAAAATCCTTCCATGCAGTTTTCTTAgtgtattattttttaaatattatctTGCAAGATGAGCTATTACCTAGTTTGTTGTTACTTTtgcattttgtttatttctaaCATCGTCCAGCTAATAACTTCTTCACCATTCCTCTGGCATCTGATAGTTAAAATCCGTGGTACTGTCAAGTAATTCATTTGAATTTTCTGAAGCTATAAAAGATGTAAGTTGGGTAAGCGCATATTTTCTGTATGTGTAGCTGTGTAATCATTTCAATCCCCTTTGTTGTTTGCAAAGGTATTTTCAAAGCTAGGATTTAAGCAAATTGCAGCCACGGTTTTCCCTGTGGCAACAatataatcatagaaccacTGTATCATGGAAATATTGACTGGAAGGGAGATATTGTCGTCTTACTCTAGGGCATAACTGCCTTTTGAAGTGACACTATCACCTTTGCTAGATCAGATCAGATACAGCTTTGCTCAACTGGGTCTTGAAACCCTTCAAGGATGGATAGTCCACCTCtctaagcagcctgttccagtgcttttgGTAACAAATTACTTTCTAATGCAATTTCAGAACCTCCCAGAGTGGCTATTGTCTCCTATTAGATCACCTGCCACTGCTAAGAATTAGGTTCCATCAACTTGATAGCTGCCCATAACGTACTTATAGGCTGGTATTAGATTACCCCTTAACCAAGTCTTtaccagactaaacaatctcagtcTTCCAAAACCTGCATGAATTTCAGTGCATTGGAGATGCTTTTTGCCAAACGAGGCAAGGAATAAATGCTGAAGCAGAAATACATGCGTTTTAGTGTCAAAAGCCCTCCACTGACTTCTAAAAGCCTGCAACTGTTTCATCTCATGACAGATGCTACTTTAGAAGAAAATGGTTTGCACTCTTACTTTGGAATTCATAAAAAAAGTTCTAAAGAGTTCCTGTTGAAGAAAAGATCAGGTGGCAAATACTGCTCTCTGCATCTGATTTAAGAAAGCCAGGTCTGTCACCTTTCTCTCTGAGATTCTGTAGATCTGAAGAGCCAGTAGATTTTTGTCACTGTATTTGTCAATCATGAAAAACTattaattaagaaaaacaaaattttgCATGATTGCCTGCATCTCTAGAGGagtttaaagaaataaaaaataatttcctcagTGTTTATCTGATTATATTTCTTTCAAATTTCTAAATGTAAAACACAGCTACCACAGACCttagagggtggaagggactaAGTATGCAGTAAAAGATTCTGCTAGCAAGAAAAACTTACttcttaatatattttaatataaaacatTTAGTAATATGTTCTAGgattcatattttttttaaaagttaacATAGTATTGTATTGAAATTGCCCTAGTGACTGAGAATACATTCAAAGAAATGAATTAAGTTACATAAATAAGTACTATGAAATGTAACAAGAACTTCTTTTGGAAGTAGTATAAT belongs to Indicator indicator isolate 239-I01 chromosome 3, UM_Iind_1.1, whole genome shotgun sequence and includes:
- the LOC128981147 gene encoding arg8-vasotocin receptor-like is translated as MKNFSFPMQDNTHQTESSPPHRFLSLTNQSDPVGRPERDEQLAQVEIAVLGVIFLSASVGNFILILVLWRRRKKLSRMYVFMLHLSIADLVVAFFQVLPQLIWDITDVFIGPDFLCRVIKYLQLLGMFASTYMIVVMTVDRYQAVCYPVVTFQKKRALWNVPICTSWSISLILSLPQVFIFSRTEISPGIFECWAEFIQPWGPRAYVTWIFVVIFFIPSVILIMCQVKICKIIKRNIHVKKQSEYELTNQKQVLPSRASSVNCISKAMIKTVKMTVVTVIAYVLCWSPFFIAQLWSVWFPSVITEGSAFTIIMLLGNLNSCTNPWIYMYFCGHIPYCTNKHLENTSAQEESAITGSIHLVDRDPEENSTSA